From one Leptospira kanakyensis genomic stretch:
- a CDS encoding type I restriction-modification system subunit M, which yields MAIGTLIKSIQDIMRKDVGVDGDAQRISQMVWLLFLKIFDDKEKEWKLTLKDYKSPLASRFQWSSWASNAEGMTGEELIDFVNNNLFPALKKLATQAGVSAQGRVVGSVFEDAYNYMKSGTLLRQVINTIEEDLDFNNSTDRHLFNDIYEKILADLQSAGNAGEYYTPRAVTQFMVDIIDPKLGETILDPACGTGGFLTTSIEHLKNQTKTAKDKQILQTTIHGVEKKPLPHMLSLTNMMLHGIEVPTNIRHDNTLSRPLKDYGPKDRMDIIITNPPFGGMEEDGIENNFPKKYQTRETADLFMALIMHLLKHDTGRAAVVLPDGFLFGEGTKTNLKRELLEEFNLHTIVRLPKGVFSPYTGINTNLLFFEKGGPTKQVWFFEHPYPPGYKSYSRSKPLTIAEFDLEKKWWNKRKETEFAWKVSAKDIVSRNYNLDFKNPHVVDVVHRDPEELTKEYEEVSKELNQVRDKLKRELMKALGGK from the coding sequence ATGGCAATTGGAACTTTAATTAAGTCGATTCAAGATATTATGCGTAAAGACGTGGGCGTTGATGGCGATGCCCAACGAATCAGCCAGATGGTATGGCTTCTCTTTTTAAAGATTTTTGATGATAAAGAAAAAGAATGGAAACTGACCCTCAAAGATTATAAATCCCCACTTGCCTCTCGGTTTCAATGGAGCAGTTGGGCATCCAATGCTGAAGGGATGACCGGGGAAGAGCTGATTGATTTTGTGAATAATAATCTTTTTCCTGCGTTAAAGAAACTGGCAACCCAGGCTGGAGTGAGTGCACAAGGAAGAGTTGTTGGTAGTGTCTTTGAGGATGCTTACAACTATATGAAGTCTGGCACCTTACTTCGACAGGTGATCAACACCATCGAAGAAGATTTGGATTTTAATAATTCTACCGACAGACATTTGTTTAATGATATTTATGAAAAGATCCTTGCCGATTTGCAATCTGCAGGAAACGCAGGAGAATACTATACTCCAAGGGCTGTGACTCAGTTTATGGTGGATATCATTGATCCGAAATTGGGGGAAACCATTTTGGATCCAGCTTGTGGGACAGGTGGGTTTCTCACCACATCCATCGAACACTTAAAAAATCAGACAAAAACTGCAAAAGACAAACAGATTTTACAAACTACCATTCACGGTGTGGAAAAAAAGCCTCTTCCTCATATGCTTTCTCTCACCAATATGATGTTACATGGGATTGAAGTTCCTACCAATATCCGCCATGATAATACTCTCAGCCGACCTTTGAAGGATTACGGTCCTAAAGATAGAATGGATATTATCATCACAAATCCTCCATTTGGTGGAATGGAAGAGGATGGGATTGAAAATAATTTCCCCAAAAAATACCAAACGCGTGAAACTGCCGATTTATTTATGGCCCTCATCATGCATCTTCTGAAACATGATACAGGTCGTGCAGCAGTGGTGCTTCCCGATGGATTTTTGTTTGGAGAAGGAACGAAAACCAATCTCAAACGAGAGTTACTCGAAGAGTTTAACTTACATACAATTGTTCGCCTTCCCAAAGGAGTGTTTAGTCCTTATACCGGGATCAATACTAACCTCCTTTTTTTTGAAAAGGGAGGTCCTACCAAACAAGTTTGGTTTTTTGAACATCCGTATCCACCAGGTTACAAATCCTATTCACGTTCTAAACCTTTGACGATTGCGGAATTTGATCTCGAAAAAAAATGGTGGAACAAACGAAAGGAAACGGAATTTGCCTGGAAGGTGAGTGCCAAAGACATTGTTTCCCGCAATTACAATCTGGATTTTAAAAATCCGCATGTTGTGGATGTGGTGCACCGTGATCCAGAAGAACTAACAAAAGAATATGAAGAGGTTTCGAAAGAACTAAACCAGGTAAGAGACAAACTAAAACGCGAGCTGATGAAAGCGTTAGGTGGGAAATGA
- a CDS encoding restriction endonuclease subunit S gives MNPLLQTHFDNALEHPNGIKKLRELILTLAMQGKLVEQDPNDQPASELLKEIQAEKARLVAEGKVKKSETLPAVKEEEMPFVIPKGWEWVRVGEVLEYLQRGKSPKYSEEPKIPVIAQKCIQWNGFRSELIKYIEPDSLKSYSADRYVRNNDVLINSTGTGTLGRIHLYQNDLNFEIVVCDSHVTIVRSIKIHTTYLYKYFCTREIQNRFESNASGSTNQIELNISTIALTPLPLPPLAEQKRIVDKIGELFLLCDELETLKKSKDTKRKDLHQSVITQMLEADSQESFQKHFQFLTTHFQELYSVKENVKELRKAVLQLAVMGKLVPQDPNDQPASELLKEIQAEKARLLAEGKIKKSEALPVVKEEEKPFVIPKGWEWVRLGEVLQKFGAGSTPLGGKSVYTTDGIMFLRSQNVWNDGLYLDDVARISKSIHEKMKGTKVIGNDILLNITGASIGRSTIFPLNFEEANVSQHVAILRTFTPSIVTYLHKLIISDFFQNLVFKEQVGVSREGLSMTKLSKFPLPLPPLAEQKRIVEKVDEFLALCDELEERIGKAEEKRGEILKGMVRV, from the coding sequence ATGAACCCACTCCTCCAAACCCATTTTGATAACGCCCTCGAACACCCCAACGGAATCAAAAAACTCCGAGAACTCATCCTTACCCTTGCGATGCAGGGAAAACTTGTTGAACAAGATCCAAACGACCAGCCTGCAAGCGAACTACTGAAAGAGATCCAAGCGGAGAAGGCGCGTTTGGTGGCAGAAGGCAAGGTGAAGAAGAGTGAAACATTGCCAGCGGTAAAGGAAGAGGAGATGCCATTTGTGATTCCGAAGGGATGGGAGTGGGTGCGGGTGGGGGAGGTGTTAGAATATTTACAGAGAGGAAAAAGCCCAAAATATTCAGAAGAACCTAAGATCCCTGTAATTGCACAAAAATGTATCCAATGGAATGGATTTCGTTCGGAATTGATAAAGTATATAGAACCAGATTCCCTAAAATCATATTCTGCCGACAGATATGTTCGTAACAATGATGTTCTCATAAATTCTACTGGAACAGGCACACTAGGAAGAATTCATTTATATCAAAATGATTTGAATTTCGAAATAGTTGTATGTGATTCTCATGTTACGATTGTTCGATCAATAAAAATTCACACAACCTACCTATATAAATATTTCTGTACAAGAGAAATTCAGAATAGATTTGAATCAAATGCTTCGGGTTCGACAAATCAAATTGAATTAAATATATCAACTATAGCTTTAACCCCGCTCCCCCTTCCTCCGCTCGCCGAACAAAAACGAATCGTAGATAAGATCGGTGAACTTTTTCTGTTATGCGACGAACTGGAAACACTCAAAAAATCCAAAGACACCAAACGAAAAGACCTCCACCAATCAGTCATTACACAGATGTTAGAAGCCGATTCGCAGGAAAGTTTTCAAAAACACTTTCAATTTCTCACAACTCATTTTCAGGAACTTTACTCTGTGAAAGAGAATGTCAAAGAACTGCGGAAGGCAGTGTTGCAATTGGCGGTGATGGGGAAGTTGGTTCCTCAGGATCCGAATGATCAGCCTGCGAGTGAGTTATTAAAAGAGATCCAAGCGGAAAAGGCGCGTCTCTTGGCAGAGGGGAAGATCAAAAAGAGTGAGGCACTGCCAGTAGTAAAGGAGGAAGAGAAGCCATTTGTCATTCCTAAGGGATGGGAGTGGGTGCGGTTGGGGGAGGTTCTCCAGAAGTTTGGTGCTGGAAGTACTCCTTTAGGTGGAAAATCTGTTTATACCACTGATGGTATAATGTTTTTAAGATCTCAAAATGTTTGGAATGATGGTTTATATTTGGATGACGTTGCACGGATTTCAAAATCAATTCATGAAAAAATGAAAGGAACCAAAGTAATCGGAAATGATATTCTTTTGAATATTACTGGAGCATCAATTGGACGTTCGACAATTTTTCCTTTGAATTTTGAGGAGGCAAATGTTTCACAGCACGTAGCAATATTAAGAACATTTACTCCCAGTATAGTCACATATTTGCATAAATTGATAATATCAGACTTTTTTCAAAATTTAGTTTTTAAAGAGCAGGTTGGTGTATCCCGTGAAGGATTAAGTATGACAAAGCTGTCAAAATTTCCTCTCCCCCTTCCTCCTCTTGCCGAACAAAAACGGATTGTGGAAAAGGTGGACGAGTTTTTGGCGTTATGCGATGAGCTGGAAGAAAGGATCGGGAAGGCGGAGGAGAAAAGAGGAGAGATTTTGAAGGGGATGGTGCGGGTGTGA
- a CDS encoding Abi family protein — protein sequence MKYTKPHLPYEKQADQLLERGLIADRAELIQKLSQVSYYRLSGYWFPFRDFPGEQFKPNTSLDEIWNRYAFDRRLRFHLLDGIERIEVYIRSRLTYEFTFQHGAFGYLEAKNFPGILPSEHHKLIVKIEKEVLRSSETFIEHFNKKYQDSHPLPPLWMVAELFSFGTMLSLLRGVNANVRKPIADDLNLDTSVLLSWIRSLNGVRNMCAHHGRIWNRQFGDKPIIPRKDNDWKTPVQIRNDRVFGILTVIKYCLNTIVPQSQWPMRFRELLDGFSNIPMNQMGFPMNWEDCPIWKI from the coding sequence TTGAAATACACCAAACCTCATCTTCCCTACGAAAAACAAGCGGATCAACTTTTAGAGCGAGGGCTCATTGCAGATCGGGCCGAGCTGATTCAAAAACTAAGCCAAGTTTCTTATTATCGACTCAGTGGGTATTGGTTCCCCTTTCGCGATTTTCCTGGTGAACAGTTCAAGCCCAATACTTCGTTAGATGAAATTTGGAATCGATATGCATTCGATAGAAGATTACGTTTTCATTTGTTAGATGGGATTGAAAGAATTGAAGTCTATATTCGGTCACGTTTGACATATGAGTTTACTTTTCAGCATGGAGCATTCGGATATTTGGAGGCAAAAAATTTTCCAGGCATCTTGCCAAGTGAACACCATAAACTCATAGTTAAAATTGAAAAAGAAGTTCTTCGTAGTAGTGAAACATTTATAGAACATTTTAATAAGAAATATCAAGACTCACATCCGTTACCACCTCTTTGGATGGTTGCAGAACTCTTTAGTTTTGGGACTATGCTTTCTTTATTACGAGGAGTCAACGCAAATGTTAGGAAACCAATTGCAGATGATTTGAATCTTGACACATCTGTCTTGTTATCATGGATACGGTCGTTAAACGGTGTCAGAAATATGTGTGCGCATCACGGGAGGATTTGGAACCGTCAGTTTGGTGATAAACCTATCATTCCAAGGAAAGATAATGATTGGAAAACTCCTGTTCAAATTCGGAATGATAGAGTTTTTGGTATTCTAACAGTGATTAAATATTGCTTAAATACGATTGTGCCTCAGAGCCAGTGGCCGATGAGATTCAGAGAATTGTTAGA